Proteins from one Peromyscus eremicus chromosome 8a, PerEre_H2_v1, whole genome shotgun sequence genomic window:
- the LOC131916379 gene encoding keratin-associated protein 9-3-like, whose protein sequence is MACCATSFCGFPTCSTGGICGSSCCQPSCCEAGYGYGIGGGIGCGQEGGSGGVSCRVRWCRPDCRVEGTCLPPCCVVSCIPPTCCQLHHAQASCCRPSYCGQSCCRPACCCYCCPPTC, encoded by the coding sequence ATGGCCTGCTGTGCTACTAGCTTCTGTGGCTTTCCCACTTGCTCTACTGGTGGTATCTGTggctccagctgctgccagcccagctgctgtgaGGCTGGCTATGGCTATGGCATTGGGGGTGGCATTGGCTGTGGCCAGGAGGGTGGCAGTGGAGGCGTGAGCTGCCGCGTTAGATGGTGCCGCCCAGACTGCCGCGTGGAGGGCACCTGCCTGCCCCCCTGCTGCGTGGTGAGCTGCATACCCCCAACCTGCTGCCAGCTGCACCATGCCCAGGCCTCCTGCTGCCGCCCATCCTACTGTGGACAGTCCTGCTGCCGCCCAgcctgctgctgctactgctgcccGCCCACCTGCTAA
- the LOC131916382 gene encoding keratin-associated protein 1-1-like has protein sequence MACCATSFCGFPTCSTGGTCGSSCCQPSCCPSSCCQPSCSQSSCCQPSCCQSSCCQPSCPQTSCCQPTCCQTSCCQPSCCGTSNGQEGGSGGVSCRVRWCRPDCRVEGTCLPPCCVVSCTPPTCCQLHHAQASCCRPSYCGQSCCRPACCCYCCPPSCSEPSC, from the coding sequence ATGGCCTGCTGCGCTACTAGCTTCTGTGGCTTTCCCACATGCTCCACTGGTGGCACCTGTggctccagctgctgccagcccagctgttGTCcgtccagctgctgccagcccagctgctccCAGTCCAGCTGttgccagcccagctgctgtcaatccagctgctgccagcctaGCTGCCCCCAGACCAGCTGTTGCCAGCCCACATGCTGTCAGACCAGCTGCTGCCAGCCAAGCTGCTGTGGAACTAGCAATGGCCAGGAGGGTGGCAGTGGAGGCGTGAGCTGCCGTGTTAGATGGTGCCGCCCAGACTGCCGCGTGGAGGGCACCTGCCTGCCCCCCTGCTGCGTGGTGAGCTGCACACCCCCAACCTGCTGCCAGCTGCACCATGCCCAGGCCTCCTGCTGCCGCCCCTCCTACTGTGGACAGTCCTGCTGCCGCCCAgcctgctgctgctactgctgcccACCCAGCTGCTCTGAGCCCAGCTGCTAA